From Bordetella flabilis, the proteins below share one genomic window:
- a CDS encoding LysR substrate-binding domain-containing protein has translation MDFRQLRYFVAVAEELSFSAAARRLHISQPPLSTQVKSLEDELGAALLHRTKRRVQLTEAGTLFLDQARRALQHLERAGDVVRQAVQGEAGEIRVAFTASVPMFEAFPQIVQAFRSKHPSAKVDLLHMSTGLQLQALMDKTIDVGFLRPSILFCPPPNIRVLTLWSDRLVAVLPATHRLAQKHTPLPMAALSTEAFILFPRGLGCGLFEHVGVLASRAGFALQLGQEAREGATIIGLVAAGMGVSVLPETYAKTGIPGVVYRPLDTQDAASQVLLAHRSDDDTPLLTRFFQTAAATR, from the coding sequence ATGGATTTCCGCCAACTCCGCTACTTCGTGGCGGTCGCCGAGGAGCTCAGCTTCAGCGCGGCTGCCCGCCGGCTGCATATCAGCCAGCCGCCATTGAGCACCCAGGTGAAATCGCTGGAAGACGAGTTGGGCGCCGCCCTGCTGCACCGGACCAAGCGCCGTGTGCAACTGACGGAAGCCGGCACCCTGTTCCTGGACCAGGCGCGGCGCGCCCTGCAACACCTGGAACGCGCCGGCGATGTGGTGCGCCAGGCCGTACAAGGGGAAGCGGGCGAGATCCGCGTGGCCTTCACGGCCTCCGTGCCGATGTTCGAGGCATTTCCGCAGATCGTGCAGGCGTTCCGCAGCAAGCATCCTTCGGCCAAGGTCGACCTGCTGCATATGTCGACGGGCCTGCAGTTGCAGGCGCTGATGGACAAAACCATCGACGTGGGCTTCCTGCGCCCTTCGATCCTGTTCTGTCCGCCTCCCAATATCCGCGTCTTGACCCTATGGAGCGACCGCCTGGTGGCGGTCCTGCCGGCCACACACCGCCTGGCCCAGAAACACACGCCCTTGCCCATGGCGGCGCTGTCGACCGAGGCCTTCATCCTGTTCCCGCGCGGCCTGGGCTGCGGCTTGTTCGAGCATGTGGGCGTGCTGGCCAGCCGGGCCGGCTTCGCCCTGCAACTGGGCCAGGAAGCGCGGGAAGGCGCGACCATCATCGGGCTGGTGGCGGCCGGCATGGGCGTTTCCGTTTTACCGGAAACCTATGCCAAGACGGGTATACCCGGCGTGGTGTACCGGCCGCTGGACACGCAGGACGCCGCTAGCCAGGTGCTGCTGGCCCACCGCAGCGACGACGATACGCCTTTGCTTACGCGCTTTTTCCAGACGGCCGCGGCGACGCGCTAG
- a CDS encoding transcriptional repressor, with protein MTDSVDLKGIGLKVTFPRLKILDLFRNSEQRHLSAEDVYRHLMHEGVEMGLATVYRVLTQFEQAGLLKRSQLGGNKAVFELNDGERHHGHLVSTPTGDVKEFYDPDIERRLRQIADDMGFSLTEYTITIFATPK; from the coding sequence ATGACCGATTCCGTCGACCTGAAGGGCATAGGGCTGAAGGTCACATTCCCGCGCCTGAAAATACTGGACCTCTTTCGCAACAGCGAGCAGCGCCACCTTAGCGCCGAAGACGTCTACCGCCATCTGATGCACGAAGGCGTCGAAATGGGCCTGGCGACCGTCTATCGGGTGCTGACGCAGTTCGAGCAGGCCGGACTGCTCAAGCGCAGCCAGCTGGGCGGCAACAAGGCGGTGTTCGAATTGAACGACGGCGAACGCCACCATGGCCATCTGGTCAGCACCCCGACGGGCGACGTCAAGGAGTTCTATGACCCCGATATCGAGCGGCGGCTGCGCCAGATCGCCGACGATATGGGCTTCAGCCTGACCGAGTACACCATCACCATCTTCGCCACGCCCAAATAG
- a CDS encoding AI-2E family transporter, protein MSNSNLHYRTFLFLLIVVSIAFGWILWPFYGAVFWGTILAIIFAPLHRRLLARMGKRRNLAALITLLLCVVIAIVPVIVITGSLVQEGTALYQQIRSGELNFGLYFERVINALPPSVHSLLDRFDVGDIRSLQQKLSAGAVQGSQFLATQAFSIGQDTFQFVISFGVMLYLLFFLLRDGPALSRSVSRAIPLSEAYKQHLTRKFTTVIRATVKGNVAVAATQGLLGGLAFWFLGIQGSLLWGVLMGFLSLLPAVGAAIIWVPVAVYFLVTGALWQGVALIAFCVLVIGMVDNIMRPILVGKDTKLPDYVVLISTLGGMALFGLNGFVIGPLIAALFTAVWDLFSAEGEMPAE, encoded by the coding sequence ATGAGCAATTCGAATCTGCACTACCGGACCTTCCTGTTCCTGCTGATCGTCGTATCGATCGCATTCGGGTGGATCCTGTGGCCATTCTACGGCGCGGTGTTCTGGGGCACCATCCTGGCCATCATCTTCGCGCCCCTGCACCGCCGCCTGCTGGCTCGCATGGGCAAGCGCCGCAACCTGGCCGCGCTGATTACCTTGCTGCTGTGCGTCGTGATCGCCATCGTACCGGTGATCGTGATCACGGGCTCGCTGGTGCAGGAAGGCACGGCGCTATACCAGCAGATCCGTTCCGGCGAACTGAACTTCGGCCTGTATTTCGAGCGGGTCATAAACGCCCTGCCCCCCTCCGTACATTCGCTGCTGGATCGATTCGACGTCGGCGACATACGCAGCCTGCAGCAGAAACTGTCCGCCGGCGCGGTCCAGGGCAGCCAGTTCCTCGCGACACAGGCATTCAGCATCGGCCAGGACACCTTCCAGTTCGTCATCAGCTTCGGCGTCATGCTGTACCTGCTGTTTTTCCTGCTGCGCGACGGGCCGGCGCTGTCGCGCAGCGTAAGCCGCGCGATCCCGCTGAGCGAAGCCTACAAGCAGCACCTGACGCGCAAGTTCACGACCGTGATCCGCGCCACGGTAAAGGGCAACGTGGCGGTGGCCGCCACGCAGGGGCTGCTGGGCGGCCTGGCGTTCTGGTTCCTGGGTATCCAGGGCTCGCTGCTGTGGGGCGTGCTGATGGGGTTCCTGTCGCTCCTGCCCGCGGTGGGCGCGGCCATCATCTGGGTCCCGGTCGCGGTGTACTTCCTGGTAACCGGCGCGCTATGGCAGGGGGTGGCGCTGATCGCGTTCTGCGTGCTGGTGATCGGCATGGTGGACAACATCATGCGCCCCATCCTTGTGGGCAAGGACACGAAACTCCCCGACTATGTCGTGCTGATCTCCACGCTGGGCGGCATGGCCCTGTTCGGACTGAACGGCTTCGTGATCGGCCCGCTGATCGCCGCCCTGTTCACCGCGGTGTGGGACCTGTTCTCGGCGGAGGGCGAAATGCCGGCGGAGTAG
- a CDS encoding MetQ/NlpA family ABC transporter substrate-binding protein, translated as MSQPIVPPRRRVLRAIGAAAGAALAPARRVRAQPAPLRVGVIASVANEATEIAIDQARKEGVNARLVEFSDWVMPNVAVADGSIEANFFQHEPFLALFNRTRGASLVPIAYGYSTTIGLFSKKLKRGDAIPPGAAIGIPADPVNTGRALLLLQSMGLIELKDGVAERATLLDVRANPRDLKFVAIEGSQAARTFDDVTASVTYTTFAKHGGLDEKDGLAFDNGDPANVRRYAIRWVAAPEHAQDARLLKLIAVYQGSPEVKATLRRLYGDLIDFPW; from the coding sequence ATGTCGCAGCCTATCGTTCCACCGCGTCGCCGTGTGCTGCGCGCCATCGGCGCAGCCGCCGGCGCGGCCTTGGCCCCCGCCCGCCGGGTGCGCGCGCAACCGGCGCCCCTGCGGGTTGGCGTGATCGCCAGCGTCGCCAACGAAGCCACCGAAATCGCCATCGACCAGGCGCGCAAGGAAGGCGTCAACGCGCGGCTGGTGGAGTTCAGCGACTGGGTGATGCCCAACGTGGCGGTGGCCGACGGCTCCATCGAGGCCAATTTCTTCCAGCACGAGCCTTTCCTGGCGCTCTTCAATCGCACGCGCGGCGCAAGCCTGGTCCCCATCGCCTACGGTTATTCGACGACGATCGGCCTGTTCTCCAAGAAGCTCAAGCGGGGCGACGCCATCCCGCCAGGGGCGGCCATCGGCATACCGGCCGACCCGGTCAATACCGGCCGCGCCTTGCTGCTCCTGCAATCCATGGGGCTGATCGAGCTGAAGGACGGCGTCGCCGAGCGCGCGACCCTGCTGGACGTGCGGGCGAATCCACGCGACCTGAAGTTCGTCGCCATCGAAGGTTCGCAGGCCGCGCGCACCTTCGACGATGTGACCGCGTCGGTGACCTACACCACGTTCGCGAAGCACGGGGGGCTGGACGAAAAGGACGGACTCGCCTTCGACAACGGGGATCCGGCCAATGTGCGCAGATATGCCATCCGCTGGGTGGCCGCGCCCGAACATGCGCAGGACGCGCGCTTGTTGAAGCTTATCGCGGTGTACCAGGGTTCGCCGGAGGTCAAGGCGACGCTGCGCCGCCTCTATGGCGACCTGATCGATTTTCCCTGGTGA